Proteins encoded within one genomic window of Candidatus Kryptoniota bacterium:
- a CDS encoding isoprenylcysteine carboxylmethyltransferase family protein: protein MTLFWFFMLFLAAQRTAELFLANRNEAKLKRLGAVEIDRGGYRFIVLMHLLFFVSLIVERVFIREAPNREWPVFLGLFSLAQVLRYWSIASLGIYWNTKVIVLPNHPRIQNGPYKLFRHPNYIAVIVELAVIPIIFSCYITATVFSIVNAFVVARRMEIEMRALRGYSGQ from the coding sequence TTGACATTGTTCTGGTTCTTCATGCTGTTCCTTGCGGCACAACGAACCGCGGAACTCTTTCTGGCGAATCGGAATGAAGCAAAGTTAAAGCGCCTCGGAGCTGTTGAGATTGACAGAGGCGGTTACAGGTTCATCGTCCTTATGCACCTTCTCTTTTTTGTGTCGCTTATAGTGGAGCGAGTATTCATAAGAGAAGCACCGAACAGAGAATGGCCGGTATTCCTGGGATTGTTCTCACTGGCACAGGTTCTACGGTACTGGTCCATCGCATCCCTCGGAATCTACTGGAACACGAAAGTAATCGTGTTGCCGAATCATCCTCGGATTCAGAATGGCCCCTATAAATTGTTCCGGCACCCGAATTACATCGCAGTCATCGTAGAGCTCGCCGTAATTCCAATCATCTTTTCATGCTACATTACCGCGACAGTCTTCTCTATAGTTAATGCGTTCGTAGTGGCGAGGAGGATGGAAATAGAAATGAGAGCTTTGAGAGGTTACTCGGGTCAATAA
- the typA gene encoding translational GTPase TypA: MRSYKLRNIAIIAHVDHGKTTLVDYMLKQTGTFRDNQNMGTRILDSSDLEREKGITILAKNASVRYNDYKINIVDTPGHSDFGGEVERTLMMVDGVLLLVDAAEGPLPQTKFVLRKALELDLIPIVVINKIDRKDARPAEVLNEVYDLFIALGANDRQIDFPVVYTIAKQGIAKRSLEEKSTNLVPLFETIVKYIPEPPSDSESPFQMLVMNIEYNDYIGRLGIGRIFRGTIRDDAPMRIIHGDGRVEDARIAKIYTFEGLKRDDVTEASAGEIIALAGMEDVDIGETICDPADITPLPFVNIEEPTISMNFIVNNSPFAGREGKFVTTRNLAERLERELRSNVSLRVEPGNTPDIFTVSGRGELHLAILIEMMRREGYEFQVSKPKVIYKTINDKLHEPVEHVVIDVPDEFVGTVIDNLSRRKGEMKNLIPSRGNTRLEFIVPARGLIGFRTEFMTQTKGTGILHHNYHGYEPYKGDVETRNKGAVVALESGTAVAYAMWKLGERMTFFIEPGDEVYAGMIVGENAREDIIVANVCKTKHLTNMRASGSDEAIRLEPPHLMTVESSIEWINDDEYVEFTPKSIRLRERILDHDDRYRSRKKSTVG; encoded by the coding sequence TTGAGAAGCTACAAACTGCGAAATATAGCCATAATTGCACATGTTGACCATGGTAAGACGACACTCGTCGATTACATGCTTAAACAGACCGGGACGTTTCGGGATAACCAGAACATGGGGACGCGCATTCTCGACTCGAGCGACCTTGAGCGGGAAAAGGGAATTACCATACTCGCGAAGAACGCGTCCGTTAGATACAACGATTACAAGATAAATATTGTCGACACTCCGGGTCACTCAGATTTTGGAGGCGAAGTCGAGAGGACACTCATGATGGTCGATGGAGTCCTGCTGCTTGTCGACGCCGCCGAAGGTCCGCTCCCGCAGACGAAGTTCGTCCTGAGGAAAGCTCTGGAGCTCGACTTGATTCCGATAGTCGTGATAAACAAGATCGACAGGAAAGATGCCCGCCCCGCAGAGGTTTTGAACGAGGTCTACGATCTTTTCATCGCTCTCGGCGCTAACGACCGCCAGATCGATTTTCCGGTAGTGTACACAATCGCCAAGCAGGGAATTGCAAAAAGGTCTCTTGAAGAGAAAAGCACGAATCTTGTCCCGTTGTTCGAGACGATTGTGAAGTACATACCGGAGCCGCCGTCAGATTCTGAGTCGCCTTTCCAGATGCTCGTCATGAACATCGAGTACAACGACTACATCGGAAGATTGGGAATCGGGAGAATATTTCGGGGCACGATACGTGACGACGCGCCGATGCGGATCATTCACGGTGATGGACGTGTTGAAGATGCGCGGATCGCAAAAATCTATACATTCGAGGGACTCAAGCGTGACGACGTGACCGAAGCGAGTGCGGGTGAGATAATTGCATTGGCGGGAATGGAGGATGTCGATATCGGAGAAACAATATGCGATCCGGCGGACATAACCCCGCTTCCGTTTGTAAATATCGAAGAGCCGACGATCTCAATGAATTTTATCGTGAACAATTCTCCGTTTGCGGGACGAGAAGGAAAGTTCGTTACCACGAGAAATCTCGCCGAGCGACTCGAACGCGAGTTGAGATCCAATGTGAGCTTGCGAGTGGAGCCGGGAAACACTCCGGACATATTCACAGTCAGCGGCAGAGGCGAGCTGCATCTTGCGATACTCATCGAGATGATGAGGAGAGAAGGTTACGAATTCCAGGTGAGCAAGCCGAAGGTCATTTACAAGACCATCAACGACAAACTTCACGAACCGGTGGAGCATGTCGTGATAGACGTGCCTGATGAATTTGTCGGAACGGTAATAGACAACCTGAGCAGGCGAAAAGGCGAGATGAAGAATCTTATTCCCAGCCGGGGTAACACGCGACTTGAGTTTATCGTGCCCGCGCGAGGACTAATCGGATTCCGCACTGAATTCATGACACAGACGAAGGGAACCGGTATACTTCACCACAACTATCACGGATACGAGCCATACAAGGGCGACGTCGAAACACGGAACAAAGGCGCGGTCGTAGCACTCGAGAGCGGAACGGCAGTAGCGTACGCCATGTGGAAACTAGGCGAGAGAATGACCTTCTTCATCGAGCCGGGCGACGAAGTTTATGCGGGAATGATCGTCGGCGAAAATGCCCGTGAGGACATTATCGTGGCGAACGTCTGCAAGACGAAACATCTTACGAACATGCGCGCGTCCGGCTCGGACGAGGCGATCAGATTGGAGCCGCCCCATCTAATGACGGTTGAATCTTCCATAGAATGGATAAACGATGACGAGTACGTTGAGTTCACTCCGAAATCGATCCGTCTCCGCGAAAGAATTCTCGACCATGACGACCGGTACAGATCGAGAAAGAAATCGACGGTAGGATGA
- a CDS encoding metallophosphoesterase family protein encodes MRYAVISDIHSNLEALRTVLAEIESKKVDEIVCLGDVVGYGANPDEVAEIVRSVSTITIMGNHDDAVHSGETYAQINSFAKAAIKYTRELLSDANSEWLKNLPFDHKLKDVFLVHSSPSEPREWKYIFSEADARIELSSFQEKICMIGHTHIPVVFRKITKGGTGETLGQMKELINVGSVGQPRDGDNRASFGIIDTGNFIYEHFRLEYDVRMAAEKIVAAGLPTFLAERLHRGR; translated from the coding sequence ATGAGGTACGCTGTAATTTCGGATATTCATTCCAACCTCGAAGCGCTCCGAACGGTCCTCGCGGAAATCGAATCGAAAAAAGTGGATGAGATCGTTTGTCTCGGAGATGTGGTCGGATACGGCGCCAACCCGGATGAGGTCGCCGAAATCGTCAGAAGCGTTTCCACAATCACGATCATGGGGAACCATGACGATGCCGTTCACAGCGGGGAGACTTATGCGCAAATAAACTCTTTCGCGAAAGCGGCGATCAAGTATACGCGCGAACTTTTATCCGATGCGAATTCTGAGTGGCTGAAGAACCTTCCGTTTGATCACAAGTTGAAGGACGTGTTCCTGGTCCATTCCTCACCTTCCGAGCCCCGAGAATGGAAGTACATATTTTCAGAGGCGGACGCCAGGATCGAGCTTTCCTCGTTCCAGGAAAAGATTTGCATGATCGGCCACACTCATATACCGGTGGTATTCCGGAAGATCACGAAGGGTGGCACGGGCGAGACGCTAGGGCAGATGAAAGAACTCATAAATGTCGGCAGCGTGGGCCAGCCGCGTGACGGCGATAACCGCGCGAGCTTTGGAATTATTGATACAGGGAATTTCATCTACGAGCATTTCAGGCTCGAGTACGATGTTCGTATGGCCGCGGAGAAAATTGTGGCCGCCGGGTTGCCGACTTTCCTGGCGGAGAGACTTCACAGGGGAAGATAG
- a CDS encoding TRAP transporter large permease subunit → MLTYIIIGVVILLLVLLGEPVFVLIGAGGLLLFKFADVDTSAVIVELYRLASLPALIAIPLFTFAGYLLAESNAPKRLVRLAMALFGWMPGGLAIVALISTAVFTAFTGASGVTIVALGGLLYPILVKQSYPERFSLGLMSTSGSLGLLFPPSLPIILYGIVAGISVDKLFAAGLIPGIMLIIMLSAFSIYIGVRSGVKRQAFSLREALSAFKEAGWEIPLPVIIIGGIYAGFFTATEASAIMAFYVFVIEVFVLHDVKFFKDLPKIVKKSMMLVGAIFVVLGTALGLTNYLIDEQIPMKLFEMIHQFVTSQLAFLVLLNLFLLVINMVEIFSAIIIVVPLIVPIAQQYGVDPVHLGIIFLLNLEIGYMLPPLGLNLFISSLRFEKDIVKIYRAVLPFLAITLLALFIVTYLPDLSLYLTRIMKVQ, encoded by the coding sequence GTGCTTACTTACATAATAATCGGCGTCGTCATTCTCCTTCTCGTACTCCTCGGTGAGCCGGTATTTGTGCTTATCGGGGCCGGCGGACTCCTCCTTTTCAAGTTCGCGGACGTCGATACGTCTGCGGTGATCGTCGAGCTCTACAGGCTTGCAAGCCTGCCGGCGCTGATCGCGATTCCTCTCTTCACTTTTGCGGGTTATCTCCTTGCCGAAAGCAACGCACCTAAGAGGCTTGTAAGACTGGCGATGGCGCTGTTCGGCTGGATGCCGGGCGGGCTCGCGATTGTCGCTCTGATCTCGACTGCAGTGTTCACCGCCTTCACGGGCGCGTCCGGTGTCACGATCGTTGCACTTGGAGGTCTCCTATATCCGATACTCGTAAAGCAATCATACCCGGAGAGATTTTCACTCGGTCTGATGTCGACTTCCGGCAGCCTCGGTCTGTTATTTCCACCGAGCCTACCGATAATTCTTTACGGGATTGTCGCCGGCATCAGCGTGGACAAACTTTTCGCGGCCGGTCTGATTCCCGGGATCATGCTAATAATTATGCTGTCCGCATTCAGTATCTATATAGGGGTTCGGTCCGGAGTGAAGCGGCAGGCGTTCTCGTTGCGCGAGGCGCTCTCCGCGTTTAAAGAGGCCGGTTGGGAAATTCCCCTTCCTGTCATCATCATCGGAGGAATTTACGCCGGCTTCTTCACGGCTACCGAAGCAAGCGCTATCATGGCGTTCTATGTGTTCGTCATAGAAGTCTTCGTGTTGCATGACGTCAAATTTTTCAAAGATCTTCCGAAGATAGTCAAGAAGAGCATGATGCTCGTCGGGGCGATCTTCGTGGTGCTCGGAACCGCGCTCGGGCTCACAAATTATCTGATCGACGAACAGATCCCGATGAAGCTTTTCGAAATGATACACCAGTTCGTCACGAGCCAGCTTGCGTTTCTTGTCCTGCTGAATCTTTTTCTCCTCGTTATAAATATGGTCGAGATCTTTTCCGCGATCATAATCGTCGTTCCGCTGATTGTCCCGATCGCACAGCAGTACGGTGTCGACCCGGTTCATCTCGGGATCATATTTCTCCTGAATCTGGAAATCGGATACATGCTGCCGCCTCTCGGGTTGAATCTCTTTATATCGAGCCTGCGCTTTGAGAAAGACATCGTAAAAATCTACAGGGCCGTCCTGCCGTTCCTCGCCATAACATTGCTGGCGCTCTTCATTGTGACATACCTGCCTGATCTCAGCCTTTACCTCACGAGAATTATGAAGGTTCAATAA
- a CDS encoding TRAP transporter small permease subunit: MKFLKSVENLLGILENSLLVVFLTVTVAMAFLQVILREFWSTGIIWADVFLRHLVLWIGFLGAGLAAKESRHFSINIITKRLPALFKRIVQAFLDLMAAVVCYFLFTAGTSFVSDEIRYNSQPLFTIFGANVMAYWFEAIIPAGFALVGIHFLFRAVEVALTGPKTVEIV; this comes from the coding sequence GTGAAGTTTCTCAAGTCCGTAGAAAATCTTCTCGGCATTCTGGAGAACTCCCTCCTCGTGGTGTTCCTCACGGTCACGGTTGCGATGGCGTTCCTCCAGGTGATCCTGAGGGAATTCTGGTCGACCGGGATAATCTGGGCGGATGTATTTCTCAGGCACCTCGTCCTCTGGATCGGCTTTCTCGGGGCGGGTCTTGCCGCCAAGGAATCGCGGCACTTCTCGATCAACATAATAACGAAACGTCTTCCGGCACTATTCAAGCGGATTGTCCAGGCATTCCTTGATCTCATGGCTGCAGTCGTCTGTTACTTCCTTTTTACTGCTGGCACGTCTTTCGTTTCCGATGAGATCAGGTACAATTCTCAGCCGCTCTTCACGATTTTCGGAGCGAATGTGATGGCCTACTGGTTTGAAGCAATAATCCCCGCGGGCTTCGCGCTTGTCGGGATTCATTTTTTGTTCAGGGCAGTTGAGGTGGCGCTGACTGGACCGAAGACTGTAGAAATAGTGTGA
- the dctP gene encoding TRAP transporter substrate-binding protein DctP: MLKYLGILTIILLSLMGFRSQATAPEYTIKFATVAPDGSAWMNVMKEYDAALRKESGGKLGFKFYAGGVAGDEKDVLRKIRIGEYQAAGFTGVGMGEIASEERVLDTPFLFHSTAEIDYIYDKFTPEFSKAFEQGGFVFLGWAEPGFVYVFTQKPVYSVDDMQNVKAWMWEGDPIAEVSFKVLKLAPIPLSIADVNSALQTGMINCVYSPPLAIIPLQWFTKMKYMLDVPLANSTGAALISKKYFDTLPQDLQQLLVKDGQIYLAKLTQLSREENVKAIQTLESKGITVTHPRSGSDLAYYYQTGEEAREMLVGRLYTADLLQRVESALADFRKEHKEK, translated from the coding sequence ATGTTGAAGTACTTAGGAATCTTAACGATCATCCTGCTTTCTCTGATGGGGTTTCGTTCTCAGGCAACCGCACCGGAATACACCATCAAGTTTGCTACGGTCGCACCGGACGGAAGTGCATGGATGAACGTCATGAAGGAATATGACGCCGCGCTCAGGAAGGAGAGCGGCGGGAAGCTCGGGTTTAAGTTCTATGCCGGCGGGGTCGCTGGCGATGAAAAAGACGTACTAAGGAAAATCAGGATCGGCGAGTACCAGGCGGCGGGATTCACCGGAGTGGGGATGGGCGAGATCGCGTCGGAAGAGCGAGTGCTTGATACGCCGTTCCTGTTCCACAGCACGGCGGAGATAGATTACATCTATGACAAATTCACCCCCGAGTTTAGCAAAGCATTTGAACAAGGCGGGTTTGTTTTCCTCGGTTGGGCTGAACCCGGTTTCGTGTATGTCTTCACACAGAAGCCGGTCTATTCGGTGGACGATATGCAGAATGTCAAAGCATGGATGTGGGAGGGTGATCCCATCGCAGAAGTCTCCTTCAAGGTGCTGAAGCTCGCCCCGATCCCGCTTTCCATTGCGGACGTGAATTCCGCACTTCAAACTGGAATGATCAATTGTGTTTACTCACCTCCGCTTGCGATTATCCCACTTCAGTGGTTCACAAAAATGAAATATATGCTGGATGTTCCTCTTGCCAACTCGACGGGAGCAGCACTCATTTCGAAAAAATATTTCGATACGCTTCCTCAGGATTTGCAGCAGCTCCTCGTCAAAGACGGGCAGATCTACTTGGCCAAACTGACACAGCTCAGCAGGGAGGAAAATGTAAAAGCCATCCAGACACTGGAATCGAAGGGAATCACCGTGACTCACCCGCGCTCCGGCAGCGACCTCGCATATTACTATCAGACAGGTGAAGAGGCGCGCGAAATGCTCGTGGGCCGTTTGTATACTGCGGACCTACTTCAACGAGTGGAATCAGCTTTGGCTGATTTCCGGAAGGAGCATAAAGAGAAGTGA